From Pseudomonas fluorescens, one genomic window encodes:
- a CDS encoding ABC transporter permease yields MAIAVPLNEGTNRTLKQRLARAERVNRWKAQALIAPLVLFLLLVFLVPIVALLYKSVGNPEVVGGMPRTVAAIAAWDGRGLPADPVYKAASEDLAEARKNQTLGDLSKRLNMELAGYRSLLTKTARALPFKTEPTSYKDAMEALDERWGDPAYWQAVRRNTSSVTPYYLLAAVDHRIDDLGEVAPATPDQAIYLDIFARTFWMGLVITAICLLLAYPLAYLLANLPARQSNLLMILVLLPFWTSILVRVAAWIVLLQSGGLINSAMMAMGIIDKPLELVFNRTGVYISMVHILLPFMILPIYSVMKGISPTYMRAAISLGCHPFASFWRVYFPQTYAGVGAGCLLVFILAIGYYITPALLGSPNDQMVSYFVAFYTNTSINWGMATALGGLLLLATVVLYLIYSWLVGASRLRLS; encoded by the coding sequence AAGGCCCAGGCCCTGATCGCGCCGCTGGTGCTGTTTCTGTTGCTGGTGTTTCTGGTGCCCATCGTGGCGCTGCTCTACAAAAGCGTCGGTAACCCGGAAGTGGTCGGCGGCATGCCGCGTACGGTGGCGGCCATCGCTGCCTGGGATGGCCGTGGCCTGCCGGCTGATCCGGTGTACAAGGCTGCCAGCGAAGATCTGGCCGAAGCCCGCAAGAATCAAACCTTGGGCGATCTGTCCAAGCGCCTGAACATGGAGTTGGCCGGCTATCGCAGCCTGCTGACCAAAACCGCCCGCGCATTGCCATTCAAGACTGAGCCGACTTCTTATAAGGACGCGATGGAAGCGCTGGATGAGCGCTGGGGTGACCCTGCGTACTGGCAAGCGGTGCGTCGCAACACCAGCAGCGTCACCCCTTATTACCTGCTGGCGGCCGTTGACCATCGTATCGACGATCTCGGTGAAGTCGCCCCGGCAACCCCCGATCAGGCGATCTACCTGGATATCTTTGCCCGTACCTTCTGGATGGGCCTAGTGATTACGGCCATTTGCTTGCTGCTGGCCTATCCATTGGCCTACCTGCTGGCCAATCTGCCGGCGCGCCAAAGCAACCTGTTGATGATTTTGGTGTTGCTGCCGTTCTGGACGTCGATCCTGGTGCGTGTGGCCGCCTGGATCGTGTTGCTGCAATCGGGTGGCTTGATCAACAGCGCGATGATGGCCATGGGCATCATCGATAAGCCGCTGGAGTTGGTGTTCAACCGCACCGGGGTCTACATCTCGATGGTGCACATCCTGCTGCCGTTCATGATTCTGCCGATCTACAGCGTGATGAAAGGCATCTCGCCGACTTACATGCGAGCCGCGATTTCCCTAGGTTGCCATCCATTCGCCAGCTTTTGGCGGGTGTACTTCCCGCAAACCTATGCCGGTGTCGGCGCCGGTTGCCTGTTGGTGTTCATCCTGGCCATTGGTTACTACATCACTCCGGCGCTGCTCGGCAGCCCGAACGATCAGATGGTCAGCTACTTCGTCGCCTTCTACACCAACACCAGTATCAACTGGGGTATGGCCACGGCGCTGGGCGGACTGCTGTTGCTGGCAACCGTCGTGCTCTATCTGATTTACAGCTGGCTGGTGGGCGCGAGCCGCCTGCGCCTGAGCTAA
- the rpe gene encoding ribulose-phosphate 3-epimerase, with protein MQPFAIAPSILSADFARLGEEVDNVLAAGADIVHFDVMDNHYVPNLTIGPMVCSALRKYGVTAPIDAHLMVSPVDRIVGDFIEAGATYITFHPDATIHVDRSLQMIREGGCKAGLVFNPATPLDVLKYVMDKVDMILLMSVNPGFGGQKFIPATLDKLREARALIDASGRDIRLEIDGGVNVNNIREIAAAGADTFVAGSAIFNAPNYQEVIEKMRAELALARP; from the coding sequence ATGCAGCCCTTCGCTATTGCTCCGTCGATTCTCTCCGCCGACTTCGCCCGTTTGGGGGAGGAAGTAGACAACGTCCTGGCCGCGGGTGCCGACATCGTGCACTTCGATGTCATGGACAATCACTACGTGCCTAACCTGACGATCGGCCCGATGGTGTGCTCGGCATTGCGCAAGTACGGCGTGACCGCACCGATCGACGCACACCTGATGGTGTCCCCGGTTGATCGCATTGTCGGCGACTTCATTGAAGCGGGCGCGACCTACATCACCTTCCACCCGGATGCCACCATTCACGTTGATCGCTCCCTGCAGATGATCCGTGAAGGCGGCTGCAAGGCTGGCCTGGTGTTCAACCCGGCGACGCCGCTGGACGTGCTCAAGTATGTGATGGACAAGGTCGACATGATCTTGCTGATGAGCGTGAACCCGGGTTTCGGCGGTCAGAAGTTCATTCCCGCGACCCTCGACAAACTGCGTGAAGCACGTGCGCTGATCGATGCCTCGGGGCGTGACATTCGCCTGGAAATCGACGGCGGGGTCAACGTCAACAACATCCGTGAAATCGCCGCCGCCGGCGCTGACACCTTTGTCGCCGGCTCGGCGATCTTCAACGCCCCGAACTATCAGGAAGTGATTGAAAAAATGCGTGCCGAACTGGCGCTGGCTCGCCCATGA
- a CDS encoding ABC transporter permease produces MLSPYMSPVERVWFYSLRILCGLILLFLILPVLVIVPLSFNSGSFLVYPLQGFSLHWYQDFFASAEWMRALKNSIIVAPAATVLAMVFGTLAAIGLTRGDFPGKPLVMALVISPMVVPVVIIGVASYLFFAPLGLGNSFFSLIVVHAVLGVPFVIITVSATLQGFNHNLVRAAASLGASPLTAFRRVTLPLIAPGVISGALFAFATSFDEVVVTLFLAGPEQATLPRQMFSGIRENLSPTIAAAATLLIAFSVILLLTLEWLRGRSEKLRTAQV; encoded by the coding sequence ATGCTGAGTCCGTATATGTCGCCCGTCGAGCGGGTGTGGTTCTACAGCTTGCGCATTCTCTGCGGGCTGATCCTGTTGTTCCTGATCCTGCCGGTGTTGGTGATCGTGCCGTTGTCGTTCAACTCGGGGAGCTTTCTGGTCTATCCGCTGCAGGGTTTCTCGCTGCACTGGTATCAGGACTTCTTCGCCTCGGCGGAATGGATGCGCGCCCTCAAAAACAGCATCATCGTGGCGCCGGCAGCCACCGTGCTGGCCATGGTCTTCGGCACGCTGGCGGCGATTGGCCTGACCCGCGGCGACTTCCCCGGCAAGCCGCTGGTGATGGCACTGGTGATTTCGCCCATGGTGGTGCCGGTGGTGATCATCGGTGTGGCCAGCTACCTGTTCTTTGCGCCGCTGGGCCTGGGCAACAGCTTCTTCTCACTGATTGTGGTGCACGCGGTGCTGGGTGTGCCGTTCGTGATCATCACCGTGTCGGCAACCTTGCAGGGCTTCAACCACAACCTGGTGCGTGCGGCGGCCAGCCTCGGCGCCTCGCCGTTGACCGCCTTCCGCCGGGTGACCCTGCCGTTGATCGCCCCCGGAGTCATTTCCGGCGCGCTGTTCGCCTTCGCCACTTCGTTCGATGAAGTGGTGGTGACGCTGTTCCTTGCCGGCCCCGAGCAGGCGACCTTGCCACGGCAGATGTTCAGCGGCATCCGCGAAAACCTCAGCCCGACCATCGCCGCCGCCGCGACCCTGCTGATTGCCTTCTCGGTGATCCTGCTGCTGACCCTGGAATGGTTGCGTGGTCGTAGCGAGAAACTGCGTACGGCACAGGTGTAA